One window of Curtobacterium sp. 458 genomic DNA carries:
- a CDS encoding hemolysin family protein, which translates to MTTVTVLAAGESASSASDWWGIFWLVVLLLGNAYFVAAEFAVISARRSQIEPRAEAGSKAAQMTLWAMEHATRMLATTQLGITVCSLLILNVSEPAIHHLLEGPLHLTGWSVEVIGTVAFVFTLLLVSFLHVVFGEMVPKNISFSMPDRAALMLVPTLWYIGHGLHWVIVGLNEAANGVLRLFKVEPKDEAVSAFTVEEVQTIVEQSRREGTLVDNGGTLRMAFEFTEKKVKDVAVPMAELVTLPEDATPGDVERAVAQRGFSRYVLVGEDGSPTGYVHVKDVIDLRPDEYDDPVPPKRIRQLISLYTETDLEDALATMRGAGRHVARAFDAEGRTLGVLFLEDILEELVGEVEDATRRR; encoded by the coding sequence ATGACCACCGTCACCGTCCTCGCCGCCGGCGAGTCCGCCTCGTCCGCCTCCGACTGGTGGGGCATCTTCTGGCTCGTCGTGCTGCTGCTCGGCAACGCCTACTTCGTCGCGGCCGAGTTCGCCGTGATCTCCGCCCGACGCTCCCAGATCGAGCCACGGGCCGAGGCCGGGTCGAAGGCCGCGCAGATGACGCTCTGGGCGATGGAGCACGCCACGCGCATGCTCGCCACCACCCAGCTCGGCATCACGGTCTGCTCGCTGCTCATCCTCAACGTCTCCGAGCCGGCGATCCACCACCTGCTCGAGGGGCCGCTGCACCTCACCGGGTGGAGCGTCGAGGTGATCGGCACGGTCGCCTTCGTGTTCACGCTGCTCCTCGTGTCGTTCCTGCACGTCGTGTTCGGCGAGATGGTCCCGAAGAACATCTCCTTCTCGATGCCCGACCGCGCCGCGCTCATGCTCGTCCCGACGCTCTGGTACATCGGCCACGGCCTGCACTGGGTCATCGTCGGGCTGAACGAGGCCGCGAACGGCGTGCTCCGGCTGTTCAAGGTCGAGCCGAAGGACGAGGCCGTCAGCGCCTTCACCGTGGAGGAGGTGCAGACGATCGTCGAGCAGTCCCGCCGCGAGGGCACGCTCGTCGACAACGGCGGCACGCTCCGGATGGCGTTCGAGTTCACCGAGAAGAAGGTCAAGGACGTCGCGGTGCCGATGGCCGAGCTCGTCACCCTGCCCGAGGACGCCACCCCGGGTGACGTCGAGCGGGCTGTGGCGCAGCGCGGGTTCTCCCGGTACGTGCTCGTCGGCGAGGACGGCTCCCCCACGGGCTACGTGCACGTGAAGGACGTCATCGACCTGCGCCCGGACGAGTACGACGACCCGGTGCCGCCGAAGCGCATCCGGCAGCTCATCTCGCTCTACACCGAGACCGACCTCGAGGACGCCCTCGCGACCATGCGCGGCGCCGGTCGTCACGTGGCGCGGGCGTTCGACGCCGAGGGGCGCACGCTGGGCGTGCTGTTCCTCGAGGACATCCTCGAGGAGCTCGTCGGCGAGGTCGAGGACGCGACCCGACGCCGCTGA
- a CDS encoding hemolysin family protein produces the protein MSPIDVVMLIGGILLTLGTGVFVASEFALVNLDRAEVEARRDRGESGLAPVIGALKVTSTHLSSAQLGITLTTLLTGYLLEPSIATLLEAPFLAMQLPEAVVETVGSIVALVIATLLSMILGELVPKNFALALPLQTAKIVVPLQIAFTTVFRPAVAVLNGTANAVLRAMGIEPQEELSGARSAEELTSLLRRSASEGSLEQDTATLLERTISFSELDAGEVMTPRPRLSTIRVSESAEAVLALARKTGFSRFPVIEEDADDVVGIVHVKQAVAVPREKRPEVPVGALMTDAERVPETMPGDALLAEVRSRGYQMVIVVDEYGGTAGVVTLEDLVEEIVGEVSDEHDRARIDVVRSRGWLTFPGLLRPDELEDRAGVTVPEDGPYETVGGFVMSTLGRLPVVGDEVAIDGGVFRVERLDGRRVDRIRYTPTAPEPTGTPAAQSPATAIIIPATKSTPTVDTTTTKGGTR, from the coding sequence ATGAGTCCGATCGACGTCGTCATGCTGATCGGTGGCATCCTGCTGACGCTCGGCACGGGTGTCTTCGTCGCGTCCGAGTTCGCGCTCGTGAACCTCGACCGCGCCGAGGTCGAGGCCCGTCGCGACCGCGGCGAGTCCGGCCTCGCGCCGGTCATCGGTGCGCTCAAGGTCACCTCGACGCACCTCTCCAGCGCGCAGCTCGGCATCACCCTGACGACGCTGCTCACGGGCTACCTGCTCGAGCCGTCGATCGCGACGCTGCTCGAGGCGCCCTTCCTCGCGATGCAGCTGCCCGAAGCCGTGGTCGAGACCGTCGGGTCGATCGTCGCGCTCGTCATCGCGACGCTGCTCTCGATGATCCTCGGTGAACTCGTGCCGAAGAACTTCGCGCTCGCGCTGCCGCTGCAGACGGCGAAGATCGTCGTCCCGCTGCAGATCGCGTTCACGACGGTGTTCAGGCCGGCCGTCGCCGTCCTCAACGGCACCGCGAACGCTGTCCTCCGGGCGATGGGCATCGAGCCGCAGGAAGAGCTCTCCGGTGCCCGCAGCGCCGAGGAGCTCACGTCGCTGCTGCGTCGCTCCGCGTCCGAGGGCTCCCTCGAGCAGGACACCGCGACGCTCCTCGAGCGGACCATCTCGTTCTCCGAGCTCGACGCCGGCGAGGTCATGACGCCGCGGCCGCGCCTGTCCACCATCCGGGTGTCCGAGTCCGCCGAGGCGGTCCTCGCCCTCGCCCGGAAGACCGGGTTCAGCCGGTTCCCCGTCATCGAGGAGGACGCGGACGACGTCGTCGGCATCGTGCACGTCAAGCAGGCCGTCGCCGTTCCGCGCGAGAAGCGTCCGGAGGTCCCCGTCGGGGCCCTCATGACCGACGCCGAGCGGGTCCCCGAGACCATGCCCGGCGACGCCCTGCTCGCCGAGGTCCGCAGCCGCGGCTACCAGATGGTCATCGTCGTCGACGAGTACGGCGGCACCGCCGGGGTCGTCACGCTCGAGGACCTCGTCGAGGAGATCGTCGGCGAGGTGTCCGACGAGCACGACCGTGCCCGCATCGACGTGGTCCGCTCCCGCGGCTGGCTGACGTTCCCCGGGCTCCTCCGCCCGGACGAGCTCGAGGACCGCGCCGGCGTGACCGTGCCGGAGGACGGCCCCTACGAGACCGTCGGCGGGTTCGTCATGTCGACGCTCGGACGCCTGCCCGTCGTCGGCGACGAGGTCGCGATCGACGGCGGCGTCTTCCGCGTCGAGCGCCTCGACGGCCGCCGGGTGGACCGGATCCGGTACACCCCCACCGCGCCCGAGCCGACCGGGACCCCCGCCGCGCAGTCCCCCGCGACCGCGATCATCATCCCCGCGACGAAGTCCACGCCGACCGTCGACACCACGACCACGAAGGGCGGCACCCGATGA
- a CDS encoding NADH:flavin oxidoreductase/NADH oxidase yields MTHVLFEPITIRDLTVRNRIWVSPMCQYSVEAQDGVPTPWHLVHLGSFAKGGAGAVVVEATGVVPEGRISPQDLGLWNDEQRDAFRPIVDFVHSQGAAAGIQLAHAGRKASTFRPWESEHGSVPVEQGGWQTVAPSAESFDGYAEPRELAAEDVRVVALSFAAAARRAIDAGFDLVELHAAHGYLLHQFLSPLSNHREDQYGGSLENRARALLEVLDAVRAEVGEGFPVVVRFSATDWVDGGLTLEETVQVARWAVEHGADLADVSTGGNVSSAPIPVGPGYQVPFAAAVKREAGIGTIAVGMISDAFQAEQIVATGQADVVMVGREFLRDPSFALRAAVELGVHVDYEPQQYHRARVTA; encoded by the coding sequence GTGACGCACGTCCTGTTCGAGCCGATCACCATCCGCGACCTCACCGTCCGCAACCGCATCTGGGTCTCCCCGATGTGCCAGTACTCGGTCGAGGCCCAGGACGGCGTCCCGACCCCGTGGCACCTCGTGCACCTCGGGTCGTTCGCGAAGGGCGGCGCGGGCGCGGTCGTGGTCGAGGCGACCGGCGTCGTCCCCGAGGGGCGGATCAGCCCGCAGGACCTCGGGTTGTGGAACGACGAGCAACGCGACGCCTTCCGTCCCATCGTCGACTTCGTTCACTCGCAGGGCGCGGCCGCCGGCATCCAGCTCGCCCACGCCGGCCGCAAGGCCTCGACGTTCCGCCCGTGGGAGTCCGAGCACGGCTCGGTGCCGGTCGAGCAGGGCGGGTGGCAGACCGTCGCCCCGTCGGCCGAGTCCTTCGACGGCTACGCCGAGCCCCGCGAGCTGGCCGCCGAGGACGTCCGGGTCGTCGCGCTGTCCTTCGCCGCGGCCGCTCGTCGCGCGATCGACGCCGGCTTCGACCTCGTCGAGCTGCACGCCGCGCACGGGTACCTGCTGCACCAGTTCCTCTCCCCGCTGTCGAACCACCGCGAGGACCAGTACGGCGGGTCGCTCGAGAACCGCGCCCGCGCACTCCTCGAGGTGCTCGACGCCGTCCGCGCCGAGGTCGGCGAGGGCTTCCCGGTCGTCGTCCGGTTCTCGGCGACCGACTGGGTCGACGGCGGCCTGACGCTCGAGGAGACCGTGCAGGTCGCGCGGTGGGCAGTCGAGCACGGCGCCGACCTCGCCGACGTCTCGACGGGCGGCAACGTGTCGAGCGCGCCCATCCCGGTCGGCCCGGGCTACCAGGTGCCGTTCGCCGCGGCGGTCAAGCGCGAGGCCGGCATCGGGACGATCGCGGTCGGGATGATCTCGGACGCGTTCCAGGCCGAGCAGATTGTCGCGACCGGGCAGGCCGACGTCGTCATGGTCGGACGGGAGTTCCTCCGCGACCCGTCGTTCGCCCTGCGTGCGGCGGTGGAGCTCGGCGTGCACGTGGACTACGAGCCGCAGCAGTACCACCGGGCCCGGGTGACCGCCTAG
- a CDS encoding HAD family phosphatase — protein MSLFLPGRVVVFDYGEVISRTPHASRDALVAATGVPAAELFPVYQELRHDLDRGDLSVLAYWRAIGARVGRTWSVTDVHRFWAIDFTGWFEVEPETLAIVEELHDAGTRLALLSNAGFDFGDPYRRSPMGSLFETVVVSAEDHVLKPEPSIYRDTCDRLGITPEQMVFVDNRAENAAGAEAIGAVGHHYTSPAGLRSFLQDLAATTAEGAPA, from the coding sequence ATGAGTCTGTTCCTCCCCGGTCGTGTGGTGGTCTTCGACTACGGGGAGGTGATCAGCCGGACGCCGCATGCGTCACGGGACGCCCTCGTCGCCGCGACGGGCGTGCCCGCTGCCGAGCTGTTCCCCGTCTACCAAGAGCTCCGGCACGACCTCGACCGGGGCGACCTCTCGGTGCTGGCGTACTGGCGGGCCATCGGTGCCCGGGTCGGTCGGACCTGGAGCGTCACGGACGTGCACCGGTTCTGGGCGATCGACTTCACCGGCTGGTTCGAGGTCGAGCCGGAGACCCTCGCGATCGTCGAGGAGCTGCACGACGCCGGCACCCGGCTGGCCCTGCTGTCGAACGCCGGCTTCGACTTCGGTGACCCGTACCGCCGTTCGCCGATGGGGTCGCTGTTCGAGACCGTCGTCGTCAGCGCCGAGGACCACGTGCTCAAGCCCGAGCCGTCCATCTACCGCGACACGTGCGACCGTCTGGGAATCACGCCCGAGCAGATGGTGTTCGTCGACAACAGGGCCGAGAACGCCGCCGGTGCGGAAGCGATCGGGGCGGTCGGTCACCACTACACGTCCCCCGCCGGCCTGCGGTCCTTCCTGCAGGACCTGGCGGCGACGACCGCCGAAGGAGCACCCGCGTGA
- a CDS encoding ADP/ATP-dependent (S)-NAD(P)H-hydrate dehydratase: MSDPVPFRPSDAAAWITVPHGESTKYRRGVLGVATGSDRYPGAAVLGVDAAVHTGVGMVRYVGPDRATEHVLTRRPEVVSGVGRVQAWLVGSGISAPSLDDLDPATADAFRHASDDGVPVVVDAGAIPLVDLGPLAVLTPHAGEAASLLGESRDDVEADPAAAALRAARQTGSVVLLKGERTHVVTPDGTVALVASSATPWLATAGAGDALGGVLGALVAARQGLAEASGRTLTPSDLAHLAATAAVVHGLAARRASRGGPFPITGLAERVGGVVRDLAVDGDAD; encoded by the coding sequence ATGAGCGATCCCGTGCCCTTCCGACCGTCCGACGCCGCCGCGTGGATCACCGTGCCGCACGGGGAGTCCACGAAGTACCGCCGCGGGGTGCTCGGCGTCGCGACCGGCTCCGACCGGTACCCGGGCGCGGCCGTCCTCGGGGTCGACGCGGCCGTGCACACCGGCGTCGGTATGGTCCGCTACGTCGGGCCGGACCGTGCGACCGAGCACGTGCTCACCCGCCGGCCGGAGGTCGTGTCCGGCGTCGGCCGGGTGCAGGCGTGGCTCGTCGGCTCGGGCATCTCCGCGCCGTCGCTCGACGACCTCGACCCGGCCACCGCCGACGCCTTCCGCCACGCCTCCGACGACGGCGTCCCGGTGGTCGTCGACGCGGGCGCGATCCCGCTCGTCGACCTCGGTCCGCTCGCGGTGCTCACGCCGCACGCCGGCGAGGCCGCGTCGCTCCTCGGCGAGTCCCGCGACGACGTCGAGGCGGACCCCGCAGCCGCCGCACTGCGCGCCGCCCGGCAGACCGGGAGCGTCGTGCTCCTCAAGGGCGAGCGGACCCACGTCGTGACACCGGACGGCACCGTCGCGCTCGTCGCGTCCTCCGCCACGCCGTGGCTCGCCACCGCGGGGGCCGGGGACGCACTCGGCGGGGTGCTCGGCGCGCTCGTCGCGGCACGGCAGGGTCTCGCCGAGGCTTCCGGCCGCACCCTCACGCCGTCCGACCTGGCGCACCTCGCGGCGACGGCTGCCGTCGTGCACGGCCTCGCGGCGCGCCGCGCCTCGCGCGGCGGTCCGTTCCCGATCACCGGGCTGGCCGAGCGAGTGGGCGGCGTCGTCCGCGACCTCGCGGTCGACGGCGACGCCGACTGA
- a CDS encoding glycosyltransferase family 87 protein, with product MQRRTWVEPVLFGAAFVAVHAVLWWLTTTSGNLPLGDVTITYRRWIETGQQSHFWVGVDEAWVYPILAIVPMAAAALGGVASIGTGWLVLMVLLDAVVCVVLWRFRARVGTVRIRVVWWWLAFLLALGPIALGRIDTVATVLALAGVAFVVTRPAVASVLFTLAAWTKVWPAALVGVLVLLRRGHRRGVVVGALVTTALIVLVDVLYGGAAYLFSFVGQQSGRALQIESPLATPFMWAAALRVPGAAVYYDREILTFEVSGAGTHAAAAVSTPLMALVVLAGVVLALLAVRRGAPRAQAAPLLALVLVAALVATNKVGSPQYIGWFAVPVVWGLVAGRASARRFLPIAVLALPTAFLTQLIYPGYYDQVLTVQPWILVVLTLRNVLEVVLLVWGIVGLVRLGSGASAAPSSGAPSAGASSGAARSVRPRVRMDP from the coding sequence GTGCAGCGCAGAACCTGGGTCGAGCCCGTCCTGTTCGGCGCGGCGTTCGTCGCCGTCCACGCCGTGCTGTGGTGGCTGACGACGACCTCCGGCAACCTGCCGCTCGGTGACGTGACGATCACCTACCGTCGCTGGATCGAGACCGGCCAGCAGTCGCACTTCTGGGTCGGCGTCGACGAGGCGTGGGTGTACCCGATCCTCGCGATCGTCCCGATGGCCGCGGCCGCGCTCGGCGGTGTCGCGTCGATCGGCACCGGGTGGCTCGTGCTCATGGTGCTGCTCGACGCCGTCGTCTGCGTGGTGCTCTGGCGCTTCCGGGCCCGCGTCGGCACCGTCCGGATCCGCGTGGTCTGGTGGTGGCTCGCCTTCCTGCTCGCGCTCGGGCCGATCGCGCTCGGGCGCATCGACACCGTGGCGACCGTCCTCGCGCTCGCCGGCGTCGCGTTCGTGGTGACGCGGCCGGCCGTCGCGTCGGTGCTCTTCACCCTCGCGGCGTGGACGAAGGTGTGGCCCGCCGCACTCGTCGGCGTCCTCGTGCTCCTGCGTCGTGGGCACCGGCGTGGTGTGGTCGTGGGTGCCCTCGTGACGACGGCGCTCATCGTGCTCGTCGACGTGCTCTACGGGGGTGCGGCGTACCTCTTCTCCTTCGTCGGGCAGCAGAGCGGCCGCGCGCTCCAGATCGAGTCGCCCCTCGCGACGCCGTTCATGTGGGCGGCGGCGCTCCGCGTGCCCGGGGCCGCCGTGTACTACGACCGCGAGATCCTGACGTTCGAGGTGTCCGGCGCGGGGACCCACGCCGCCGCGGCGGTGTCGACGCCGCTCATGGCGCTCGTCGTGCTCGCCGGGGTGGTCCTCGCGCTGCTCGCCGTGCGGCGCGGCGCACCCCGGGCCCAGGCGGCGCCGCTCCTCGCGCTCGTGCTCGTCGCCGCACTCGTCGCGACGAACAAGGTCGGGTCGCCGCAGTACATCGGCTGGTTCGCGGTGCCCGTGGTCTGGGGGCTCGTCGCCGGGCGGGCGAGTGCGCGGCGGTTCCTGCCGATCGCAGTGCTCGCGTTGCCGACGGCGTTCCTCACGCAGCTGATCTACCCCGGCTACTACGACCAGGTGCTCACCGTGCAGCCGTGGATCCTCGTGGTGCTGACGCTCCGGAACGTGCTCGAGGTCGTCCTGCTCGTGTGGGGGATCGTCGGGCTGGTGCGGCTCGGGTCGGGCGCGTCGGCTGCCCCCTCGTCTGGTGCTCCGTCGGCGGGTGCATCGTCGGGCGCGGCGCGCTCGGTGCGTCCGCGAGTCAGGATGGACCCATGA
- a CDS encoding thiamine-binding protein yields the protein MIVAFSVAPSGGPAATEDGSVHDAVAAAVRVVRESGLPNRTSSMFTELEGEWNEVMDVVKRATEAVAPFGTRVSLVLKADIRPGHTGELDGKVERLEAALDR from the coding sequence ATGATCGTCGCGTTCTCCGTCGCACCGTCCGGTGGTCCCGCCGCAACCGAGGACGGCTCCGTGCACGACGCCGTGGCCGCCGCCGTCCGGGTCGTCCGCGAGAGCGGGCTGCCGAACCGCACCTCGTCGATGTTCACCGAGCTCGAGGGGGAGTGGAACGAGGTCATGGACGTCGTGAAGCGCGCCACCGAGGCCGTCGCGCCGTTCGGGACGCGGGTCTCGCTCGTGCTCAAGGCCGACATCCGCCCGGGGCACACGGGTGAGCTGGACGGCAAGGTCGAACGGCTCGAGGCAGCCCTCGACCGCTGA
- a CDS encoding MFS transporter, producing the protein MTHLTPARRAAALIALALGGFAIGSTEFVAMGLLPNIAEALLPSQYAANPDAGIAHAGWLVSAYALGVVVGAPTIAAMSAKFPRKGLILVLLVGFVLATVASAVLPSFGLVLVARFVAGLPHGAYFGIASIVAGDMMGPGKRGKGIAMVLLGLSVANVVGVPAITWVGQVAGWRIAYGVVAALFALTFLAVAAFVPRSAKDEHATIGRELRAFREPQLWIVMGLGAIGFGGFFAVYSYISPIVQNVTGLSESAVPLVLVVVGLGMVVGGVVGGHLADHSVKRTIYVGLLALVGALLVTVLTAQWVVGMFVGAFLIGATSSAIPPAVQSRLMDVAGDARTIAAALNHSAFNIGNSLGAALGGAVIAAGFGFLAPGWLGIVLALLGVGVTAVSYGVERRSTARAALRSSHPSTGPITAPVPTV; encoded by the coding sequence ATGACCCACCTCACGCCTGCGCGCCGCGCCGCCGCGCTGATCGCCCTCGCCCTCGGCGGGTTCGCGATCGGATCGACCGAGTTCGTGGCGATGGGGCTGCTCCCGAACATCGCCGAGGCCCTGCTGCCGTCGCAGTACGCGGCGAACCCCGACGCGGGCATCGCCCACGCCGGGTGGCTCGTCAGTGCCTACGCGCTCGGGGTGGTCGTCGGTGCCCCCACCATCGCCGCGATGTCCGCGAAGTTCCCGCGCAAGGGCCTCATCCTCGTGCTGCTCGTCGGGTTCGTCCTCGCCACGGTCGCGAGCGCCGTGCTGCCGTCGTTCGGGCTGGTGCTCGTCGCACGGTTCGTCGCCGGCCTGCCCCACGGCGCCTACTTCGGCATCGCCTCGATCGTCGCCGGCGACATGATGGGACCGGGCAAGCGCGGCAAGGGCATCGCGATGGTCCTCCTCGGGCTCTCGGTCGCGAACGTCGTCGGCGTGCCCGCGATCACCTGGGTCGGACAGGTCGCCGGTTGGCGCATCGCGTACGGCGTCGTCGCCGCGCTCTTCGCGCTGACGTTCCTCGCCGTCGCCGCGTTCGTGCCGCGGTCCGCGAAGGACGAGCACGCCACGATCGGCCGCGAGCTGCGGGCCTTCCGTGAGCCGCAGCTCTGGATCGTGATGGGCCTCGGCGCGATCGGCTTCGGGGGCTTCTTCGCGGTGTACTCGTACATCTCGCCGATCGTCCAGAACGTCACCGGGCTGAGCGAGTCCGCGGTGCCGCTCGTCCTCGTGGTGGTCGGGCTCGGCATGGTCGTCGGCGGGGTCGTCGGCGGGCACCTTGCCGACCACAGCGTGAAGCGCACGATCTACGTCGGGCTCCTGGCGCTCGTCGGGGCGCTCCTCGTCACGGTCCTGACGGCGCAGTGGGTGGTCGGGATGTTCGTGGGCGCGTTCCTCATCGGCGCGACCTCGTCGGCGATCCCGCCCGCCGTCCAGTCGCGGCTGATGGACGTGGCGGGCGATGCCCGGACGATCGCGGCGGCGCTGAACCACTCGGCGTTCAACATCGGCAACTCGCTCGGTGCGGCCCTCGGCGGAGCGGTCATCGCGGCGGGGTTCGGGTTCCTCGCACCGGGCTGGCTCGGGATCGTGCTCGCGCTCCTCGGCGTCGGCGTCACGGCGGTCAGCTACGGGGTCGAGCGGCGGTCGACGGCACGTGCGGCGCTGCGCTCGTCGCACCCGTCCACCGGCCCGATCACGGCACCCGTCCCGACCGTCTGA
- a CDS encoding response regulator transcription factor, whose amino-acid sequence MATPEEPIRLALVDDHKMLLGALTEWIRSAADDITLVAAVTTWPELLTNPAFPVDVVLLDLDLKDSIPVSLKISTLKTAGVKTVVMSTYSEPNVVREALASGALGYLVKSEDADMIVEAIRSAQRGEQYVSAELDLAINSGDVGGVPKLSAQERRVMALYGGGEPVKSVAYQLGISEETAKSYLKRIREKYRVAGFDVGTKVALRKRAITDGIIVQDGSPVGL is encoded by the coding sequence ATGGCGACTCCAGAGGAACCGATCCGACTCGCACTCGTCGACGACCACAAGATGCTCCTCGGCGCACTCACGGAGTGGATCCGCAGCGCCGCCGACGACATCACCCTCGTGGCCGCCGTCACGACCTGGCCGGAGCTGCTCACCAACCCCGCGTTCCCGGTCGACGTGGTGCTGCTCGACCTCGACCTCAAGGACTCGATCCCGGTCTCGCTCAAGATCTCCACGCTGAAGACCGCCGGCGTCAAGACCGTGGTGATGAGCACGTACTCCGAGCCGAACGTCGTCCGCGAGGCCCTCGCCTCCGGTGCGCTCGGCTACCTCGTGAAGAGCGAGGACGCGGACATGATCGTCGAGGCGATCCGCTCCGCCCAACGCGGCGAGCAGTACGTCTCCGCCGAGCTCGACCTCGCGATCAACTCCGGCGACGTCGGCGGCGTGCCGAAGCTCAGCGCCCAGGAGCGTCGCGTCATGGCGCTGTACGGCGGCGGCGAGCCCGTGAAGAGCGTGGCGTACCAGCTCGGCATCTCCGAGGAGACCGCGAAGAGCTACCTCAAGCGCATCCGCGAGAAGTACCGCGTGGCCGGGTTCGACGTCGGCACGAAGGTGGCGCTCCGGAAGCGGGCGATCACCGACGGCATCATCGTGCAGGACGGCAGCCCGGTCGGCCTGTAG
- a CDS encoding ATP-binding protein — MELIAQERDRLLRSITRVVGIVCTLISLVAVLVSFAVPVGLLLGAVACIAAMIAGFVVFGSSGSVWWTAVILAGGLGALAILLVGADDATRPVIASAVMPLAAGGVSAPLMAQRGHPVGLGLTLAAGAATAVGMTWATGSFLSVATAGALLGWVLIAVVTVWISRSIPRVARRIYSIGTAHRAERQASETEAQRRQGARLLHDTVLATLTLLAHSGVGVSEQAMREQAAEDARLLRHLRLGATPQPQQSGDYSLTREEESPLGQTLESVKQRFGRMGLEVSWHGTGQVLLPSNVLDAFLLALGECLENVRRHAGVGEAHVTIVHDNEMVRAMVTDSGVGFDLTHVSAERLGFKESVVNRLREVGGDAKLFSAPGSGTTVVLEAPR; from the coding sequence ATGGAACTGATCGCACAGGAACGCGACCGGCTGCTCCGGTCGATCACCCGTGTCGTCGGCATCGTCTGCACCCTCATCAGCCTCGTCGCCGTGCTCGTCTCGTTCGCGGTCCCCGTCGGGCTCCTCCTCGGAGCCGTCGCGTGCATCGCGGCGATGATCGCCGGCTTCGTCGTGTTCGGGTCGAGCGGCTCGGTGTGGTGGACCGCCGTCATCCTCGCCGGCGGTCTCGGTGCGCTCGCGATCCTGCTCGTCGGAGCGGACGACGCCACGCGCCCGGTGATCGCGAGCGCCGTCATGCCGCTCGCTGCCGGAGGCGTCTCCGCACCGCTCATGGCCCAGCGCGGACACCCCGTCGGACTCGGCCTGACCCTCGCCGCCGGCGCCGCCACCGCCGTGGGCATGACCTGGGCGACGGGATCGTTCCTGTCCGTCGCGACCGCCGGGGCACTCCTCGGCTGGGTGCTCATCGCGGTCGTGACCGTCTGGATCTCCCGGAGCATCCCGCGCGTCGCCCGCCGCATCTACAGCATCGGCACCGCCCACCGAGCGGAGCGCCAAGCGAGCGAGACCGAGGCCCAGCGTCGGCAGGGCGCGCGGCTCCTGCACGACACCGTGCTCGCGACCCTGACGCTCCTCGCCCACTCCGGCGTCGGCGTCTCGGAGCAGGCTATGCGCGAACAGGCCGCCGAGGACGCGCGGCTGCTCCGACACCTCCGTCTCGGTGCGACCCCGCAGCCGCAGCAGTCCGGTGACTACTCGCTCACCCGCGAGGAGGAGTCCCCGCTCGGCCAGACCCTCGAGTCGGTCAAGCAGCGCTTCGGCCGCATGGGGCTCGAGGTCAGCTGGCACGGCACCGGTCAGGTGCTGCTGCCGTCCAACGTCCTCGACGCCTTCCTCCTGGCGCTCGGCGAGTGCCTCGAGAACGTCCGTCGGCACGCCGGCGTCGGCGAGGCGCACGTGACGATCGTGCACGACAACGAGATGGTCCGCGCGATGGTCACGGACTCGGGCGTCGGCTTCGACCTCACCCACGTCAGCGCCGAGCGGCTCGGCTTCAAGGAGAGCGTCGTGAACCGCCTCCGCGAGGTCGGTGGCGACGCGAAGCTGTTCTCCGCGCCGGGCTCCGGCACGACCGTCGTCCTGGAGGCCCCGCGATGA